A region from the Candidatus Eisenbacteria bacterium genome encodes:
- a CDS encoding glycosyltransferase family 39 protein: MKSPPQGPPLAWTLLALVATSKLILQLVAIHQYGYFRDELYYLASTEHLAWGYVDHPPLSIAVLAVIRAVLGDSLLAIRIVPALAGAATVFLTGALAWRLGGGAFVQSLAALCALLAPQYLGTNHFYSMNSLDLLLWTMAIWFLLDALGTARPRAWMALGLTLGLALLNKISAMWLGGGIVLALLLTPYRRVLLTLWPALAALVAALVFLPHVLWQVQEGWPTLEFMRNATALKMTDTPPLDFLREQLLTMNPGTAPIWIVGLLAGLLGLHGPRGRVLAWIYVGVLVLLLVAGRSRASYLAVAYPMLFAMGASSAERVAARARMGWVRPATMTIIILAGLPLVPLALPVLPVETYVRYQETLGLEPDTDERQEMGALPQHFADMFGWEEKAALVARAYERLAPEERSRSRVFGQNYGEAGAIDVLGRKLGLPRALSGHNSYWLWGRDDPDTTWNVLIIIGGDRQDNAEFFGSLEIVGQTRNPWSMPYERGLDVSIGRKPRVSRSEAWPRMRRYI, from the coding sequence GTGAAGTCGCCGCCGCAGGGCCCGCCGCTCGCGTGGACCCTGCTGGCTCTCGTCGCTACCTCCAAGCTCATCCTCCAGCTCGTCGCGATCCACCAGTACGGCTACTTCCGCGACGAGCTCTACTACCTCGCGAGCACCGAGCATCTCGCCTGGGGTTACGTCGATCACCCGCCCCTTTCGATCGCGGTCCTGGCCGTGATCCGGGCGGTCCTCGGGGATTCGCTCCTCGCGATCCGGATCGTCCCGGCGCTCGCCGGCGCCGCGACCGTGTTCCTCACCGGCGCCCTGGCCTGGCGGCTCGGTGGGGGAGCGTTCGTGCAGTCCCTGGCCGCGCTCTGCGCGCTCCTCGCGCCGCAGTATCTCGGCACGAATCACTTCTACTCCATGAACTCTCTCGATCTCCTCCTCTGGACCATGGCGATCTGGTTCCTCCTCGACGCCCTCGGCACGGCGCGTCCGCGCGCGTGGATGGCTCTGGGCCTCACGCTCGGCCTCGCGCTCCTCAACAAGATCAGCGCGATGTGGCTTGGCGGTGGAATCGTTCTGGCGCTTCTCCTCACGCCGTACCGGCGGGTCCTGCTCACACTCTGGCCCGCGCTCGCCGCGCTCGTGGCGGCGCTCGTCTTTCTCCCTCATGTGCTCTGGCAAGTCCAGGAAGGCTGGCCGACGCTCGAGTTCATGCGGAACGCGACCGCCCTCAAGATGACCGATACCCCTCCTCTCGACTTCCTTCGCGAGCAGCTGCTCACCATGAACCCTGGCACCGCTCCCATCTGGATCGTCGGCCTCCTGGCGGGCCTCCTCGGGCTCCACGGTCCGCGAGGCCGCGTGCTCGCCTGGATCTACGTGGGAGTGCTCGTCCTCCTTCTCGTGGCGGGACGGAGCCGCGCGTCGTACCTCGCCGTGGCCTACCCGATGCTCTTCGCAATGGGGGCCTCCTCCGCGGAGCGCGTCGCGGCCCGCGCGCGGATGGGCTGGGTCCGGCCCGCAACGATGACGATCATCATCCTGGCCGGGCTTCCTCTCGTCCCTCTCGCGCTCCCCGTGCTCCCCGTCGAGACGTACGTTCGCTACCAGGAGACGCTCGGACTCGAGCCGGACACGGACGAACGGCAAGAGATGGGCGCGCTGCCGCAGCACTTCGCGGACATGTTCGGCTGGGAGGAGAAGGCCGCGCTCGTGGCGCGCGCCTACGAGCGCCTCGCCCCGGAGGAGAGGTCCCGCTCGAGAGTCTTCGGCCAGAACTACGGGGAGGCCGGCGCGATCGACGTCCTGGGGAGGAAGCTGGGACTGCCGCGGGCGCTGAGCGGCCACAACAGCTACTGGCTCTGGGGGCGCGACGATCCCGATACGACCTGGAACGTCCTGATCATCATAGGAGGGGACCGGCAGGACAACGCGGAGTTCTTCGGCAGCCTGGAGATCGTGGGGCAGACGCGCAATCCCTGGTCCATGCCGTACGAGCGCGGGCTGGATGTCTCGATCGGGCGGAAACCGCGGGTCAGTCGGAGCGAAGCATGGCCTCGCATGCGCCGGTACATCTG
- a CDS encoding transporter produces MQSLAKKLANPVSDMVSIPFQFNWENGVGPDDGLKNVLNIQPVVPISLSPTLNLIARWILPYVAQPASLGASSGFSDVTFSAFLSPAGGASLTWGIGPVFGLPMTSDSTLGSGRWSAGPTGVVLRIQGPWVYGILANQLWSFAQTSNVDRADVNQTFLQPFVGYCTPGGVTYTLMSESAANWEADDDDTWTVPINFLVSKITKFGPLPFSVQGGAGIYVVAPDGGPEWRVRMNFAVILPRKP; encoded by the coding sequence GTGCAATCGCTCGCCAAGAAGCTGGCCAATCCGGTCTCGGACATGGTGAGCATTCCATTTCAGTTCAACTGGGAGAACGGCGTCGGACCGGACGACGGCCTGAAGAACGTCCTCAACATCCAGCCGGTCGTCCCCATCTCGCTCAGCCCCACCTTGAATCTGATCGCCCGATGGATCCTGCCCTACGTCGCCCAGCCCGCCTCGCTGGGAGCGTCCTCGGGGTTCAGCGACGTGACCTTCTCGGCGTTCCTATCTCCGGCGGGCGGGGCGTCGCTCACGTGGGGCATCGGGCCCGTCTTCGGGTTGCCGATGACTTCGGATTCGACTCTCGGCAGCGGCCGGTGGTCGGCGGGGCCCACCGGCGTCGTCTTGAGGATCCAGGGCCCATGGGTGTACGGAATTCTGGCGAACCAACTCTGGTCGTTCGCCCAGACGAGCAACGTCGACCGCGCCGACGTCAACCAGACCTTTCTCCAGCCATTCGTCGGATACTGCACCCCAGGCGGCGTCACCTACACCCTGATGAGCGAAAGCGCGGCAAACTGGGAGGCGGATGACGACGATACCTGGACCGTTCCGATCAACTTCCTCGTGAGCAAGATCACCAAGTTCGGCCCCCTCCCGTTCAGCGTTCAGGGGGGCGCCGGCATCTACGTCGTGGCTCCCGACGGCGGACCGGAGTGGAGGGTGCGGATGAACTTCGCGGTGATCCTCCCCCGCAAGCCGTAG
- a CDS encoding DinB family protein — MAWSFLFGLVHHRGQITTYFRPMGSTVPQIYGPSADEPQAGRKRYGLRGRITAKFIRTLHSGPPSGATT; from the coding sequence ATGGCGTGGAGCTTTCTGTTCGGCCTCGTGCATCACCGTGGCCAGATCACGACCTACTTTCGGCCCATGGGCTCCACCGTGCCGCAGATCTACGGGCCGAGCGCCGATGAACCGCAAGCTGGTCGCAAGCGCTACGGCTTGCGGGGGAGGATCACCGCGAAGTTCATCCGCACCCTCCACTCCGGTCCGCCGTCGGGAGCCACGACGTAG